CGTCTGACCGATATTCACATCGAGACGAACGGAGCCATCGATTTGGCTCCGTTTTTGGCGGCCATACAATCGCCCAAGGTGCGGTATATTATGGACTTCAAGCTGCCGGATTCCGGGGAAATGGACAAAATGATCACAAGCAACTTATCTTTGCTGCGCCGGCAGGACGAGCTGAAATTCGTGATCGGCAGCGAAACCGATTTTGAAACGGCGTGCCGCGTCCTGGACGAATTTCCGACCAAGGCGCTGCCGCTGTTCAGCCCGGTTTGGGAAACGATGCCGCCGGCAAGGCTGGTCGAGCTGATGTTGTCCCGCGGCTTGTCCCACGTGAAGCTGAACATGCAGCTGCATAAGATCATCTGGGACCCGGCCATGCGCGGCGTGTAATTTTTCAAGGAGAGGCGGTTTGTATATATGACAGCAAAAAAAGCCGTCGTTATTTTGAGCGGCGGACTGGACAGCACAACGTGCATGGGAATGGCGAAGGCGGAAGGCTTCGACTTATACCCGATTACGTTCGATTATGGACAGAGGCATCGCGGAGAGATCGAAAACGCAAAGCAAGTCGCGGAATATTACGGCGTTTCGCATCGCCATAAAATGATAACGCTCGGCTTTCTGCGAGATTTTGGCGGCAGCGCGCTGACCGACGACCGCATCGAGGTGCCGGACACGACGGGCGGGGAGCCCGCCGAAGGGGAAATTCCGGTCACTTATGTGCCGGGGCGCAACCTGCTCTTTTTGTCGATCGCCACGTCTTACGCGGAAGTGACCGGCTCCGAGGCGATTTATATCGGCGTCAACGCGCTCGACTACAGCGGTTACCCGGACTGCCGTCCGGAATTTATCCGCAAAGTGGAGGAGACAATCGCTCTGGCGACCAAGGTCGGCGTCGAAGGCGGACCTATTCGCATCGCCACGCCGCTCATCAACATGACCAAGGCGGATATTATCCGCGAAGGGAGCCGGCTCGGCGTGCCGTATCACTTGACGACCTCGTGTTACAACGGCAGGGAGCAAGCGTGTGGCGTTTGCGACAGCTGTCGTCTGCGGCTCAAAGGTTTTGCCGAAGCGGGGCTGACCGATCCGATCCCCTACGCGTGATATATTTTTTTCAGAGGCAAGCCGTTAAAAATAGCCCGGCATCTCTCCTCAGGAGTAGGCGTCGGGCTTTTCCGTTTGCAGATGCCGCTGCTTGTCTTTCCAGAACAAGGCCGTCAATATCCGCTCGATCCATTCTTTATCCTGCTCGGTCAACTCGATCCCGTCAAACACGAGATCGTTCTCCCGCAAAAATCTTCGTAAATTGACCGGTGTTTTTGCAACCCCGTCGTTACCGTCCGCCTCGCGGTCCCTGTCCAGATAACCTGCCAGCCGCATCAATTCGTCATACGGAGTGTTCAGCCCCTCCGACAGCTTCTGGAGCACTTCGGGAGAAGGGACGCCGCGGTTGCCGTTTTCAAGCTGGGAAATATAGGCCGCCGACACACCCGACCTGTCCGAAAGCTCGCGGATCGTATATCCTTTCAGCTTGCGCATATCTCGCAATTTTCCGTAAAAATCCATATTCATAGGACTCCTGCCATCAAAAGTAAACAAATGTTAACAAAGATATAATACCAGTAAACGGTAAATCGATCAATCGATTAATCATTGAATATTTTTCATACAAATGTAAACAAAAATAGTTGCAAAAGTAAATTCTAGTGGATATAATGGAAATAACTTGAAGGTTTGGGGGCGGTAGATTGTGAGGATTAAAGCGAAAACGCAGGAATTCGTGAAAGCGAGAGTTTGGAAAGGGTTGTCCCAGCGCGATTTGGCCAGGCTTTCGGGCTTAAGCCACTCGTACATCAGCCTGCTTGAACGTTCCGTCAAATCCGTAGGCCCGTCCACCGCCAAAAAGCTGAGCGATATTTTGGAAAAACAGGTCGACGAGCTGTTCCGGCTTGAATAGACGGGCCCATGAGCCGAAATGATCGTTTCTTTCATCATAGCAGAAATAGCCGCGATATACTCGCTTTGGCTCAAGTTTTTTTTCTGGTATGATTGATACATATCACAACTTATATGGAGAACGACAACCTATGGATATTGGAACGACGATTCGGACGATTAGACAAAAACGGGGCATCACGATAGGGCAATTGTGCGAAGGAACCGGGCTGTCTCAAGGCTTTTTGAGCCTCGTGGAAAATAACAAGACGTCCCCGTCCCTCGCGACGCTGGAATCGATTGCAGGTTATCTCGGCGTACCGATGGCTTATTTGCTGCTCAAGCATGAGGAGAGAATGAACGTGGTGCGCCGAAATGAGCGGACGTTCAGCATGTTTCGTGATAAGCATAAAATCGAGCATCTCGGCGAAATCGGCGGCATGCGGATGTACATCAGTGAAATTCCGCCGGGCAACCCGTTGGATAGAACGGTGAACGAACATGAGGGCATCGAAATACACTACGTGTTAAAAGGAAAGCTGCTCGTCGGCCAAGGGGAAGACGAGTGTACGGTCGAGGAAGGAGATACGTTTTCGTGGTACGCCTTCGTGCCGCATTGGGTGCAAAACATTGGAGACGAACCCGCGGCGATCCTGATCGTCAGCTACAGCGACAATCATCGAGGGAAAAATTGATACGTGATCAAACTGCAGGCGGGCGAAGGAGGCTCAACCTGCTTTTTTTGTATTTTCATGCTGAAATTAAGAAAACTTTAGGAACTATGCTTCCATTTTGTTAAGATCTGAGGTCTATTATGGGATACGTGGAAATAAACGCAAGAAAACTTCATTCGATTAGAGGAGGGTAGTAATGAGAAAGTGGGCAGCTGGCTTTTTCATTTGCAGCGTACTTGGTTTGTTCGGTTTGTTAGGTTGTTCCAAGGCGGTAGAATACAGTGGAGAAAGCATGTCATGGAGTGTTGAATGCTCCATTCATCCTTCCGCCAACGAAAAGTCGTATGTCATCCGTTATATTGGCGATGCCGGCCAAAACATTGACACGGTCAGTTACTCGTTTGAAAGCAGTCATAATTTCCGAGCCAAGGGCGAAAGCAAACCGCAATCGACAAGTTTAAAGATAGGCGGAAAGTCTAATCTCGATGCGCCTTATAAGGAGGAGGCAGGTTTTACTTTACGCATGAAATGGAATGATAAGGAGGAAACGATTCAGCTGACGAAACGGTAGCATATCTTTTTGTTTATATTTGCTTTATAAATTTATATTTTGTTTCATAAATATTTATGTTGACGGTCAACCCGCATGGTGGTATATTTCAAGTGTGACTAACAAAAAGTTAGTCTATAACATTTCTTATGAAAAGGGGATGACTAGCGATGGCAAAATCGTTTTTTATAGCTCACGGCAGCCCCATGCTCGCCATACAAGACAACGAGTACACGCGCGAATTGAAGCGGCTTGGAGATCGGCTCGGCTCGCCCGAAGCGGTGATCGTTTTTTCCGCGCATTGGATCGCAAGACCGGTGACGGTCACTTCCACGCACGATGTGTATGAAACGATCTATGATTTCGGCGGTTTTCCGGACGAGATGTATACGCTCAAATATAACGCGCGCGGCTCGGTCGATCTTGCCAGAGAAATGATCGAGCTTTTCCGGTCGGCCGGTTTGGACGCCGCCGCGAATACGTCCCGGGGACTCGACCACGGCGCATGGGTCATTTTGCGCCATATGTTCCCGAAAGCCGATATTCCGGTGATCAATGTTTCGGTAAATCCGACCTTGCCTCCGGATCAGCAATATAAAATCGGCGCGGCGCTTTCCTCCTTGAAGGACCGCAATATCGTGATCATCGGCAGCGGGGCGACCGTTCATAATTTCCGCATGATGAATTTGCGGGATCCTGAGCGGGTGGACGAGTGGGCCAAGGAGTTTGACGATTGGTTGATCGGGCGGATGGAGGTGTGGAACACGGCGGAGCTGTTCGATTATGCTCGTCTTGCTCCATACGCCAAAGAAGCGACGCCGGATTACGAGCACTTTCTGCCTTTGTTCATTGCCATGGGGAGCGGAGACCGCAAGAAGCAAGCGACGCTGCTTCATCAAAGCTACCAATACGGCTCGCTGAGCCATATCATCGTCGAATACGCATAACCGAAAGCCGCAGCTCCGCCACCGGAGGCTGCGGCTTAATTGTTTATCCGGACTCCGAAAACCTCATCTGCCTCAAATCGGCCCCATCTTCCTTTAGTCATTAGGAACTAGGCGAAATTCGTAGAATTTTGTCATATTTGGTCTGAAAACCCGGCAATTGTCAAATATTTGTCGATGTATGCGTAGTGAAAGGTAGATTTAGACAGGAATATCATATAAAATTAGTATATTGTTAGGAAAATTTAGAAATAGACCGCATCAATATGAATCCTTAGTTAGGAAGAAAGGAATATTGACAATGCCTTCAGTAAAAACAAGTTGTTCTTTTTCTCATGCCTATCAGCCTATCGTCCATATGGGAGACCGGAAAATACTGGGATTCGAGGCTCTGATCAGAAGCGGTATAGGCAATCCGGAGCAGTTGTTTGAGAAAGCGCGACGGGAAGACGGTCTATTCGATTTGGACACGAAATCCGTTCTGCAGGCCGTCGGCCGGTGCAATCAATTGATGCCGGGAAACCATAAAAAACAGCTGTTTGTTAATATATATCCGTCGACGCTGCTTCATGAACAATTTCATTCGTTTTTGGAAGAGTTGGTCCTTCAAAAATCCAGAACCGATCTGGATATTGTATTTGAAATTAACGAAGCGATCGAGGAGTTCGGCAATTGGAACGAGCTGCTGGACCGGGGCATTTTGAAGCTTTTACATAAAAAAGCGATCTTGATAGCTTTCGACGATGTCGGGGAAGGAGCGATTTCCTTGAAGCAGCTCGTCGACTTTGAACCTGATTATATCAAGCTGTCCAAATATTTCACAAACGGCATAGAGCACTCATCAAACAAGCAGCGTATTATTCGGGCGCTGGTCGACTTTTGCGGCGGCGGCTCCTCCAAATTGATTGTCGAAGGGATCGAAAACGAAGCGCAATTTCACATATTGGAACAAATGGGCGTAGTATACGGGCAGGGCTATTTATTTTCCAAGCCGCTGCCGTTGGAAGAACTCATAATTATTAATCCTAACTTGTAAAGGAAGTTTATGATGGGGAATCAATTGAATTATACTCGCAGAGCAAGCTTAACCATGAAGATGACGGAATTTGAGATGCCGCCGATGCAGGATTTGCTGATCATCGGCAAAAGAGCGCCGATCGGGCCGGAGGCGGTCAGAAGAATGGCTGAAGCGTTATCTCCCGATCAGTTCTCGATTTTGAAGATCGATCATCCCAAGGTTGAAGGGGTATTAATACGCAATTCTTTGCTCGAGATGCTCGATAAGCAGCTGCTGCTGGAAATTATTTTGGAGGAAGCGGACAGGCTCATTAACGAATCGATGGTATTAAGGGCGGAGATGAAAATCACGGTCTCCCTGCAGCGAGAGGTGGAGCTTCAGTGAAGGTGGAGGAGGTCATGTCGAATCAAGTATGCAGCATCTCTTCCGGAAAAAGCGTAAGATATGCGGCAGATCTTATGAACGAGCTGGGAATCGGCTCGCTTGTCGTCGTCGACGAAGGAGAAGTCATAGGGATCATTACATCGAAGGACATTCGTTCGGCCCACCCGAATCGAATCGTTGCCGATGCGATGACACCTGATCCGATCGCCGTTTCCAAATCGGAGTTCATCGGCAATGCACTGCATACGATGGAGCAGCATAAAGTGGAACGGCTCATCGTAAAAGAAGGCAATAAAGTGGAAGGCCTTATCACCAGAGAGACATTAAAAAGCACGATCGGCAATTATATCGATCCTTTGACTAATCTGTACCGTTCCAAATACATAGAGTACATCCATGAATATCTGGTCGGTCAAGGAATCCCGTTTTATCTGCTGTTCATCGATTTGAACGATTTTGGCACTGTGAACAAGAAGTACGGTCATGCGACCGGCGACGATCTGCTGATCCATTTCTCCGGCCTGCTCAAGGAGGTTGCAGAGGATCAAGACTACGTGTGCCGTTACGGCGGCGACGAGTTCGTCATTATTACACAAAGAAGCCACCAGGAGATTCAGGGCATGATCGAACGGTTATCGGCGCCGAAAACTTTCCATTCGTTTACGATTTCGGCGGCTGTCGGCGTGATCTACGGTTATGACGGCAGCGGGCAGCCGTACTCTTACCGGGACTGCATCAGCACCGCGAGCTTGAACTCGACTGAAACGAAGAGAAACCGGTTGCCGTCGGCACAGTAATTAAACCGATGGAAGGACGGGTCCGGCGGAGCAGCGAAAACAACGGCAAGTCCCTACCGGCTTCAATGCCAGTAGGGACTTTTTCGCCTAACGGTTTTCATTTTCTTTATTGTTCATTGCGTCATTTGTAAAATTTTGCACGGCATCCTTAGCTTGTTCGGCGGCATTCCCGACGGCTTCGGCGGTGTTTTTCCATGCGTTTTGCACGAAGTCTGCCGTCGATTGCGCCATGTTGGTTACGGATTCCGCCGTCTCTTCGAGAAAGGAACCTTGATTTTGTTCAGATCGGTTGTTGTTCATTAGAACCGTTGAGCCAATTGCTGTTCGGCGATTTGTACCAGACGGCGAGTGATGTGGCCACCGATTGCACCTGTGTCACGAGTAGCCATGAAGCCGTAGTAACCGTCCTGAGGAACCTGGATGCCGAGTTCCTGTGCTACTTCAAACTTCAATTGCTCCAATGCAGACGATGCTTGCTGAACCACCAGTTGATTGCTGGAACGACTTTGACCTCTTCCCATACCTGAATCCCTCCTGATGTATGTGTTCATTGGCTTTTGTCTGCCAATGTAGGGTTATTTTCCCCGGCATTTTGAGGAATATACCTGCACATACAAAAATTATCGGGAATATTCGCGGATGATCTTGCCGCTGCTGTCGTACAGCTTGCCCGCTCCTGACGGCTTGTCGTTCTCGAATTCGCCTTCGTACCGGGTTCCGTCTTTGAAATAAGCGATTCCGATCCCGGAGTAATGGCCGTCCTTCAGCTCTCCTTCATAAAACAGCCTGCCGTCCTTATCGTACATTCGGCCTTTCCCCGTCATCTTGCCCATGACGAACTGCCCCTCGTATTTGCCGCCGGTTGAATAGTTGTAAATGCCGGTTCCGTCGAATTGGCTTTCCTTGAATTCGCCGGCGTACTCGAGCTTATAGCTGCGGAACAGCTTGCCATTGCCGTTTGACGTGCCGTGTCTGATCTCTCCGACATAACGCGTGCCTTCGCCGTAATACAGAATGCCGGGATATACCGCATCCTGAGACATTTTGCCGGCCAGCCAAATGTTCCAATCGTTCTCAAGACGGGCTTTCGATTTGCCTGTAATGCGCGTGAGCTCTTCCGCAAACGGGCGGACGGAGAAAAACAAGCCGTTTATTTTTGCTTCCCCATACGTTTCCACGAGGTATCCGTAGATAGACTGGGCTTGGGCGTAAATTTTGCTTAAATCTTCCTTTTTCCAGTTTTTGTTGCTGGTTTCGAACTGTTTCCACGGCAGCAGGGTCCGTTTTTTATAAGCGTCATAAATAATTTGATGGCGATAAATTTCGTAATACGGAGCTTCCTGCTCATAATATGTAGCCGCACCTTCGGCAAACCAGGTCGGTATTTGGCTGCGCCTCGATTCGAGGCTGGATACCGTCAAAGCGTGGGTGAGCTCATGCTTGAACGTAATGATCAGATCTTCCAGCGATTCCTTCTTGTCCGGGGTACGGATGAACATCTCTTGCTCCTTCGGGCTCCACGAAGCAGAGGACCAGTCCGGCTCGATCGCACCTACATAATCGGCCGGACTCAAAAAATATACAGGGACGAGAAACGTCAATTTGTTGCCGAACCGTTCGGAAAGCTGCTCATACAGCGGGTCGAAATGCTGGGACAACGTAAAGATATCGTTTTCGTTTCCGTAGTAATAGATTTGGAAATATTTCGTGTTGAACGTTTTCCACTCGCGTTTCATCTTGAAGACGTGAGGTACCGACTCGGCCTTTTGCGGTTTCGGCGGAATGCTTGGGGGCGATAGCTTGGGCAGCTCCGTAAATGAAGGCGCCAGCATCTCTTCGATCGAAGGAACCGATTGCGGCTGCACGCTGGCCGGTGTGACGATCGAAACGGTGCGGGTGGAAGCGTCCCACTGCACCTGGGCGCCAAGCGATTCGCTGATGAATCTTGCCGGCACCATCGTGAAATTGTCTACGATCGTAGCCTCCTGCTCGAGCGTTTGCGTTTGCCCGTTCACGAGCGCCGTCTTGCTGCCGATCGGTATGACCATCTTTTGGCCGTATTTGGTTGCGATGGCCGCCTTTGCCTTATCGTCCCAAATGACGTTCGCTCCGAGCGCTTCGAAGATGGGGCGCATCGGTACGAGCGTTGAGCCTTGCAAAATAAGGGGAGGCTGTTCGTAGCTCTGCAGCTGCCCGTCAATCTTCACGGCGATCGGAGGATCCGCGGCCTGCGCCGAAACGGGGAACGTCGTGACCGCAATGGAACATGAAATCAATAAGCTGAAAATAGCCGGTGCTTTGCGCATGCGCATATGAACTCCCTTTGGTGTCGTTGTGAAATGAGAAATGCCGCTAAAGCGCCGCCTTCGGCATCGATTTGCCGAATTTGACGACTTTGTTTTTGCCGGTCTGTTTCGCGCTGTACATGGCCTCGTCGGCCTGCTTGACCAAATCGTGAGCGGTCATGCCCTTCTTGTAGCTGCTGTAGCCGACGCTGACCGTTGCAATCGTTTCCGCCTCAACCCGGCTGCGGATGCGTTCGGCGAGCTCGCCGGGATCGACGTCGCCGTCCGTAATCAGCACAAGCATCTCTTCGCCGCCGTACCGGCCGCAAATGCCGTATTCTTCCGCTTCCTCTTTCATAATTTCGGCCACGTGCTTCAGCACCTTGTCGCCCATATCATGGCCTTTCGTATCGTTCAGCTTTTTGAAATTGTCGATATCGCTGAAAATGACCGATACCGGCTCCTGCCTGAGCACGCATTGATTCACCCGGTTATCGAAGTATTTGCGGTTATAAAGTCGCGTCAGCCCGTCCGTAATGGACGACGTATAAATCGCCTGCATCAGTTCGATCACCCGATCGAACAGCAGCAAAAACAGAATGATATAAAACGCGATGGGCAGCATGTTTTCCAGCGCCGTGTAAAAGGGCTGCTTGCCCAGAAACATATATGTATTGACCATATGCGCCGTATGGCCGCAAAAATATATCGTCAGACCGGCCTGGTATTTGCCGGCTTGTCCGATTTTCGGCGTAATCATCGTGAAGCTTAAAAAGATAAGCACATACAAATACAGTTCCATCCATAAACGCTGCAGCAGCACAAGCTGAAAGCCGGTCGCCTCTACGAGGCCTTCGGTGAGAAAATAGGTGGACGAAACCGCAACCGTAATGAGCAAAAACGAATAAAACAGCAGATGGTGACGCAGCCTTGTCGCGTTATACAGCTGAAAAACGCCCAAGTTCAGCAGCAAAAACGAACAGATCTTCAGAAGCAGCAGACTGTAATCTTCCAGTCCGAGGTCAGCCGCACCGGGGGAACGAAGCATTAAAACATACTGGACAATCAGGGCAATGACGGAAAGCATCATGGATAAATAAGCTTTTTTTCTGCGGCTGAGCAGCAGGCGCAGCGAGATGACGAGCATCAGCACGAGGATCGTCAGGATGATCGTATACGATAGCACAGAGCCTTGAGGACCAAACAGCAGCTCGGTAAATGTCATGGAAGCCCCCGTGAGAAAAATAAATAGTTAACGCCGTAAAGCATATATATGTAATGATACTGTGCGCCGGGCCATTTTGGCAATGAATCGCAGGGACTAACCGGTAAAAATATGCAAGATTTGCGGAAGTTCTTTTCCGGATGCTTCGCCTTGTTCTCTTTTCGCGGGAGCCTTTAGCAGGTAAAATAGAATCGAGCCGTTCATGCTGGGCAGAAGACTTCGGACTTGAAAATGAACGGAACATCTCGGGAGGGGTACCATGAACATACTGCAAGCATTATTTTTTCCGCCGGAGCAACCGGGGGGCGTTTCCTCCATGGTTCCCTATATTTTAGACAGGTTCAACAAAAGAGGCTGGAGTATGGAGCTTTTTTCCTTGCCCAAACGCGTAAGGCAAAAAGGAACCGAAGAAGTCGCATTTTCCACATTCGACTGGCAGCGTTATGCTGGGAACCCCGTCGTCGACAAATACATTCAAACGTACAAGGATTACGTTTGGTGGACGAAGCTGCGGCTCCATAAAACGTACGATCTCATTCATGCGCATCATCCGATCGCCGCACTGGTGATGAAGCAGCTTTTTCCGGATACGCCGGTCATCATGACGATTCACTCCAGTTATGAGCGCGAGCTCATATTGAACGGAAAGATCAAGGAAAACGGTCCGGAGCACGCGTTTTTAACGTCGATTTACCGCGAGCTGGAAGACCGGCTCGATCAACTGATCACCGTTTCCAATTCATTCAAGCATTATTTATCCGATTATATCCAGGAACCGGAGCGGGTCGGCGTCATTCCGAACGGCTTCGACGAGAAAAGATTTCGTCCCGTTCCGCACGAAAATAAAATTCCGCAGCTGATTACCGTATGCCGCCTCGTCCCGGCGAAAGGGCTCGACATATTGCTTCAGGCGTGCGCGGAGCTGAAGCAGCGCGGGCATTCGTTCGTGCTCCATCTGATCGGAGACGGTCCGATTCGCCAGGAGCTGGAAGATATGGCGATGGATCTGAACATCTACGAGGAAATCATTTTTTACGGTTATATGCTCCATCCGGAAGATTTCATGCCGTTCTTCGACGTGTTTGTGCTGCCTTCCCGGGCCGAGGCGTTCGGCTCCGTATTCGCAGAAGCCGCGCTGTGCGGATTAACCGTGATCGGGACGCAGGTAGGGGGGATTCCGGAGCAAATCGAACACGGCAAAAACGGGCTGCTCGTGCCTGTCGACGACGTTCAGGCGCTGGCCGGCGCTCTGGAAAAAGTGATCATCGACCCGCAGTACCGCTACAACTTGGCCCGGGTTGCCTGGGATAAAGCGAAAAACACGTATTCGCTCTCGCGCGTCATCCAGCAGCTGAGAGCGGTATACCGTTCTTATCGGAAGGAATGAACGACATGAAGCCGTTTCGTTTCATTCATGTCGC
The window above is part of the Paenibacillus hamazuiensis genome. Proteins encoded here:
- a CDS encoding stalk domain-containing protein; translated protein: MRKAPAIFSLLISCSIAVTTFPVSAQAADPPIAVKIDGQLQSYEQPPLILQGSTLVPMRPIFEALGANVIWDDKAKAAIATKYGQKMVIPIGSKTALVNGQTQTLEQEATIVDNFTMVPARFISESLGAQVQWDASTRTVSIVTPASVQPQSVPSIEEMLAPSFTELPKLSPPSIPPKPQKAESVPHVFKMKREWKTFNTKYFQIYYYGNENDIFTLSQHFDPLYEQLSERFGNKLTFLVPVYFLSPADYVGAIEPDWSSASWSPKEQEMFIRTPDKKESLEDLIITFKHELTHALTVSSLESRRSQIPTWFAEGAATYYEQEAPYYEIYRHQIIYDAYKKRTLLPWKQFETSNKNWKKEDLSKIYAQAQSIYGYLVETYGEAKINGLFFSVRPFAEELTRITGKSKARLENDWNIWLAGKMSQDAVYPGILYYGEGTRYVGEIRHGTSNGNGKLFRSYKLEYAGEFKESQFDGTGIYNYSTGGKYEGQFVMGKMTGKGRMYDKDGRLFYEGELKDGHYSGIGIAYFKDGTRYEGEFENDKPSGAGKLYDSSGKIIREYSR
- a CDS encoding alpha/beta-type small acid-soluble spore protein, with amino-acid sequence MGRGQSRSSNQLVVQQASSALEQLKFEVAQELGIQVPQDGYYGFMATRDTGAIGGHITRRLVQIAEQQLAQRF
- a CDS encoding GGDEF domain-containing protein, which produces MSNQVCSISSGKSVRYAADLMNELGIGSLVVVDEGEVIGIITSKDIRSAHPNRIVADAMTPDPIAVSKSEFIGNALHTMEQHKVERLIVKEGNKVEGLITRETLKSTIGNYIDPLTNLYRSKYIEYIHEYLVGQGIPFYLLFIDLNDFGTVNKKYGHATGDDLLIHFSGLLKEVAEDQDYVCRYGGDEFVIITQRSHQEIQGMIERLSAPKTFHSFTISAAVGVIYGYDGSGQPYSYRDCISTASLNSTETKRNRLPSAQ
- the queC gene encoding 7-cyano-7-deazaguanine synthase QueC, producing the protein MTAKKAVVILSGGLDSTTCMGMAKAEGFDLYPITFDYGQRHRGEIENAKQVAEYYGVSHRHKMITLGFLRDFGGSALTDDRIEVPDTTGGEPAEGEIPVTYVPGRNLLFLSIATSYAEVTGSEAIYIGVNALDYSGYPDCRPEFIRKVEETIALATKVGVEGGPIRIATPLINMTKADIIREGSRLGVPYHLTTSCYNGREQACGVCDSCRLRLKGFAEAGLTDPIPYA
- a CDS encoding 7-carboxy-7-deazaguanine synthase QueE produces the protein MIEKMPKEIRLPMVEIFETVEGEGTRAGFPTVFVRLFGCNLRCTWCDTKYSYPPEEAEMVLSIGEIVDEVMKYRSTHLCLTGGEPLLYGERSQALVEELARIERLTDIHIETNGAIDLAPFLAAIQSPKVRYIMDFKLPDSGEMDKMITSNLSLLRRQDELKFVIGSETDFETACRVLDEFPTKALPLFSPVWETMPPARLVELMLSRGLSHVKLNMQLHKIIWDPAMRGV
- a CDS encoding DODA-type extradiol aromatic ring-opening family dioxygenase translates to MAKSFFIAHGSPMLAIQDNEYTRELKRLGDRLGSPEAVIVFSAHWIARPVTVTSTHDVYETIYDFGGFPDEMYTLKYNARGSVDLAREMIELFRSAGLDAAANTSRGLDHGAWVILRHMFPKADIPVINVSVNPTLPPDQQYKIGAALSSLKDRNIVIIGSGATVHNFRMMNLRDPERVDEWAKEFDDWLIGRMEVWNTAELFDYARLAPYAKEATPDYEHFLPLFIAMGSGDRKKQATLLHQSYQYGSLSHIIVEYA
- a CDS encoding EAL domain-containing protein → MPSVKTSCSFSHAYQPIVHMGDRKILGFEALIRSGIGNPEQLFEKARREDGLFDLDTKSVLQAVGRCNQLMPGNHKKQLFVNIYPSTLLHEQFHSFLEELVLQKSRTDLDIVFEINEAIEEFGNWNELLDRGILKLLHKKAILIAFDDVGEGAISLKQLVDFEPDYIKLSKYFTNGIEHSSNKQRIIRALVDFCGGGSSKLIVEGIENEAQFHILEQMGVVYGQGYLFSKPLPLEELIIINPNL
- a CDS encoding glycosyltransferase family 4 protein; the encoded protein is MNILQALFFPPEQPGGVSSMVPYILDRFNKRGWSMELFSLPKRVRQKGTEEVAFSTFDWQRYAGNPVVDKYIQTYKDYVWWTKLRLHKTYDLIHAHHPIAALVMKQLFPDTPVIMTIHSSYERELILNGKIKENGPEHAFLTSIYRELEDRLDQLITVSNSFKHYLSDYIQEPERVGVIPNGFDEKRFRPVPHENKIPQLITVCRLVPAKGLDILLQACAELKQRGHSFVLHLIGDGPIRQELEDMAMDLNIYEEIIFYGYMLHPEDFMPFFDVFVLPSRAEAFGSVFAEAALCGLTVIGTQVGGIPEQIEHGKNGLLVPVDDVQALAGALEKVIIDPQYRYNLARVAWDKAKNTYSLSRVIQQLRAVYRSYRKE
- a CDS encoding sensor domain-containing diguanylate cyclase produces the protein MTFTELLFGPQGSVLSYTIILTILVLMLVISLRLLLSRRKKAYLSMMLSVIALIVQYVLMLRSPGAADLGLEDYSLLLLKICSFLLLNLGVFQLYNATRLRHHLLFYSFLLITVAVSSTYFLTEGLVEATGFQLVLLQRLWMELYLYVLIFLSFTMITPKIGQAGKYQAGLTIYFCGHTAHMVNTYMFLGKQPFYTALENMLPIAFYIILFLLLFDRVIELMQAIYTSSITDGLTRLYNRKYFDNRVNQCVLRQEPVSVIFSDIDNFKKLNDTKGHDMGDKVLKHVAEIMKEEAEEYGICGRYGGEEMLVLITDGDVDPGELAERIRSRVEAETIATVSVGYSSYKKGMTAHDLVKQADEAMYSAKQTGKNKVVKFGKSMPKAAL
- a CDS encoding helix-turn-helix transcriptional regulator, translated to MRIKAKTQEFVKARVWKGLSQRDLARLSGLSHSYISLLERSVKSVGPSTAKKLSDILEKQVDELFRLE
- a CDS encoding helix-turn-helix domain-containing protein; protein product: MDIGTTIRTIRQKRGITIGQLCEGTGLSQGFLSLVENNKTSPSLATLESIAGYLGVPMAYLLLKHEERMNVVRRNERTFSMFRDKHKIEHLGEIGGMRMYISEIPPGNPLDRTVNEHEGIEIHYVLKGKLLVGQGEDECTVEEGDTFSWYAFVPHWVQNIGDEPAAILIVSYSDNHRGKN
- a CDS encoding helix-turn-helix domain-containing protein, with the protein product MDFYGKLRDMRKLKGYTIRELSDRSGVSAAYISQLENGNRGVPSPEVLQKLSEGLNTPYDELMRLAGYLDRDREADGNDGVAKTPVNLRRFLRENDLVFDGIELTEQDKEWIERILTALFWKDKQRHLQTEKPDAYS